A region of the Curvibacter sp. AEP1-3 genome:
CAAGTGACGCCCGCGATCACCAGTTATGTCACCTACAGCGCGCCTGTGCCCCAAGCTAGCGCGTCGGCGGCAAAGAAAGGTGTCCAGTGACACGCCGGGGCATTCAGTACACCTCCAGCCCCTTGTTGGCCAGCCGCACTCCGGTATGGCGCAGCAAGTTTGTAGTGGGTGCGATTGCGCTCGGGTTTACAGGTTTGGTGGCGCGTGCCGCCTACATCCAGGTGTATGCCAATGACTTCTTTCAGCGCCAGGGCGAAGTACGCTTCGCGCGCACGATTGATTTGCCGGCGGATCGTGGGCGCATCCTGGACCGCAATGGCTTGATTCTTGGTTCCAGTGTTCCGGCCCCCAGCATTTGGGCCATTCCTGAAGACGTAGAGCTGGAAAAGGGTCAGCTGGCCCAATTGGCCAAGCTACTGGATATGCCGGCAGCCGACATCGCAAAGAAGCTGCAGGACGAGGACAAGTCCTTCGTCTGGATCAAGCGCCAGGTCAATGCGGACATTGCCAAGAAGATTGCCGAGCTGAATATCAAAGGCATCTATCAGCGCAAGGAATACAAGCGCCAGTATCCGGAAGGCGAGGCGGCTGCGCACATCGTGGGCTTTACCAACGTCGAAGACAACGGTCAGGAAGGCGTGGAGCTGATGTTCAACAAGGAGCTGCTCGGACGTCCGGGCATGCGCCATGTGATCAAGGACCGGCTGGGTCGCGCCGTGGAGGATGTGGGTGAAATGGTTCCTCCGGTCCCGGGTCGAGACCTGCAGCTCAGCATTGACAGCAAGGTGCAGTTCTTCGCGTACCAGAAGCTGCGTGACGCCGTAGTCACCAACAAAGCCAAAGCGGGCAGCGTGGTGGTACTGGATGCCATCACTGGCGAAGTGCTGGCGCTTGCCAACTACCCCAGCTACGTGCCGGACAAACGTCACAACCTCACCGGTGAGCAGTTGCGCAACCGTGCATTGACCGACACGTTCGAGCCTGGTTCGGTCATGAAACCGTTCACAGTCGGTCTTGCGCTGGAGTCTGGTCGCGCCAAGCCGACTACCGTGATCGATACTGCTCCAGGCTCGGTCACCATCACCGGTGCCACCATCCGCGACTCGCATCCGCACGGCGCCTTGACGGTGGAGCAAGTCATCCAGGTCTCCAGCAACGTGGGCACCACCAAGCTGGCTATGCAGATGCCGGCCAGTGAAATGTGGCAGACCTTCTCGCAAGCGGGTTTCGGTCAGAAGCCGCAGATCGAGTTTCCCGGCGCAGTGTCCGGGCGGCTGCGTCCCTACAAGTCTTGGCGCCCCATTGAACAGGCCACCATTTCTTATGGTTACGGCATGTCTGCTTCGTTGTTTCAGATGGTGCGTTCGTACACCGTCTTTTCCCATGATGGCCAGATTATTCCTGCCACTTTGCTGAAAACCAGCCAGCCTGCGGTAGGCGTTCCCGTGTTCTCCGAGCAGACCGCGGCCAAAGTCCGCCATATGCTGAAAATGGCTGCTGGACCGGGCGGCACGGCACCCAAGGCTCAGACCATCGGTTACTCGGTGGGTGGAAAGTCGGGAACCGCCTACAAGCAAATCGGCAAGGGCTACGGGAGCGACGGAAACCGCAAGTACCGCAGCTGGTTTGTGGGCATGGCGCCCATCGAGCAACCGCGCATCATCGTGGGCGTCATGCTCGATGAGCCCAGTGCCGGCAAATACTACGGCGGTGAAGTGGCCGCGCCTGTATTCAGTGAGACCGTGCAGCAAACCTTGCGCATGTTGGGGGTTCAGCCTGACATGGCTGTGCAGCCGCATATCGTCGCGGATGCGGTGGAGGAGAGCTTCTGATGGCCACCTTCACTACCCCCGCGCAGG
Encoded here:
- a CDS encoding peptidoglycan D,D-transpeptidase FtsI family protein, yielding MTRRGIQYTSSPLLASRTPVWRSKFVVGAIALGFTGLVARAAYIQVYANDFFQRQGEVRFARTIDLPADRGRILDRNGLILGSSVPAPSIWAIPEDVELEKGQLAQLAKLLDMPAADIAKKLQDEDKSFVWIKRQVNADIAKKIAELNIKGIYQRKEYKRQYPEGEAAAHIVGFTNVEDNGQEGVELMFNKELLGRPGMRHVIKDRLGRAVEDVGEMVPPVPGRDLQLSIDSKVQFFAYQKLRDAVVTNKAKAGSVVVLDAITGEVLALANYPSYVPDKRHNLTGEQLRNRALTDTFEPGSVMKPFTVGLALESGRAKPTTVIDTAPGSVTITGATIRDSHPHGALTVEQVIQVSSNVGTTKLAMQMPASEMWQTFSQAGFGQKPQIEFPGAVSGRLRPYKSWRPIEQATISYGYGMSASLFQMVRSYTVFSHDGQIIPATLLKTSQPAVGVPVFSEQTAAKVRHMLKMAAGPGGTAPKAQTIGYSVGGKSGTAYKQIGKGYGSDGNRKYRSWFVGMAPIEQPRIIVGVMLDEPSAGKYYGGEVAAPVFSETVQQTLRMLGVQPDMAVQPHIVADAVEESF